Sequence from the Fibrobacter sp. UWR2 genome:
CGCCGTCCACGACGCAATCATAAAAATGAGCCCACCGGTAGTGAATTCAGCGTCCATGCTAGTTCTCCTTTACGGCGCTGGCCGCGTTGTCGGTTTCGTCGGAATTGCCGAGAGGCATCTTCTTGATGTCCTTGCTGCGCCCCTTTTCGGCGGGGCCGCCCTTGCGCCAGGCGTAGGCGATGGCGACGTTCAGGAGGATAAAGAGCAGAAGCAGGAACCCGCGGAAAGCCCAGGTGAAGCCGACCTTCGGGAAGGTGTGCCCGAGGAATTCGACGGTTGCGGTCGGGTCCACGTTGCTGAGCGTGATGAACGGAAGGCCGTCCGTTGCAGTGAACGATACGAGCAGCACGATCAGGTAAATCGGGCATACGTACATGATGATGGGGCGCAAGAAGCGCGGAAGCTTGATCTGTGCGCCGTCGTTCATCGTGGCGAATGCTTCGTTTTCGCCCGGTTCGATATCCACTTCGGGTGGGAGGTCGCCATTGGCCTGCGCTTCCTTAGCCTTGCGGCGCCCGAGCACGAGGCTGAATAGGACTGCCTGGATCATGCCGACAAACACGATGAGGTACGTACCGCCCCAGAAGTCAAGTTCGTCGACCGTGCCCGCGGCAAGGCCGAAGATGGCGGTGAGGCTACCGATGAACGTGATGGTGCTGACCGTGGTCACCGACTTTTTACGCGTGAACTTGAGGTCGTCTTCGCAGAAGCTGATGAGCGGCTGGATGATGGAAATTGCGCTTGTGATGCCCGCGAAGAACAGCATGGCGAACCAGACTGTCTGCAGGAACCCGCCGAGCGGGAGCGTGCCGAACACGTAAGGCATTGTCTGGAATCCGAGCCCGAAGGTGCCGAGTTTGGCGCATTCCTCGATGTTCGCGCCCGCGATGAGAACCGCCATCGGGATGACGACTGTACCGCCGATAATCACTTCGGCAAAGCCGTTTGTGGCGCTAGCCGTGAGCGAAGAAAGTACGAGGTCTTCCTTGGGCTTGAGGTAGCTCGCGTAGCAGAAGATGATGGCCATGCCGAGGCTCATGGTGAAGAATACCTGGCCGGCCGCCGCCATCCATACCTTGGGGCTTGCAAGTTCGGAGAGGTCGGGGTTCCACATGAATGCGAGACCCTTGCCGATGCCCGGGAGCGTAAGCACGCGTACCACCAGCACGAGGCCCAAAATCAAGAGGATGGGCATGCAAATCTTGTTCGCACGTTCGATGCCCTTGCGCACGCCGAACGAAAGTACGACCATGTTCGCGGCGAAGGTCACGAGGAAGAAGATAATCGCCACGGGGATGCCGCCGACGCAGGTCTTGAGCATAATGTAGTTGCCGAAGAACTCCGTCATCTTTTCGGGGCCCTGCGCGACGATTTCCATCAGCGTGCCGGTAGCCGAATAGAAGGCAAACGCGAGAATCCACGACTGGATGAATCCGTAGTAGAAGATGATGAAGATGGGCGGTAGTAACCCGAGAGAGCCGAGGTACTTTGCCCAGGGTTTCTTCTTGTGGAAGATAACGTGGTAGGTGCTCGGGGAGGTGCCGTAGTTGTGGTAGCCGGCGTAGCGCCCGAGGGTCCATTCTATCCACGCGAGGGGAATCCCGAGGAATACGAATGCGATGAGGTAGGGGATGATGAACGCGCCGCCGCCATTAGTTGCCGCCTGGACAGGGAAGCGTAAAAAATTGCCGAGGCCGACTGCCGAACCGGCAACAGCCAAGATGACTCCTATTTTGGAGCCCCAGTTTTCACGATTGTTTTGCATGCCATAAATTTAGACATTCTGTGCCGTATGGCAACCCGCCTTTAGCGCAAACGCAGTTTCTTTTGTGCGTAAATGCTTTGGCCGCCGTTGCATAGGTAGGCGACAGTACAGGCGACAAAGAATGCCGGCAGGGTATCGAACCCGAACATTTCTGCCCCGATGAAGATGGGGGCGAAAAGCGTGTTGGTGGCGGCACCGAAGACGGCGGCATACCCGAGGGCAGCGGCAAGCGGGAGAGGTACGCCCGCAATGGTCGCGACGGCCGTGCCGAGGGTTGCACCGATGGTGAATAGCGGGGTGACTTCGCCGCCCTGGAACCCGACCGAGAGCGTGACTATCGTAAGTACGAGCTTGAAGATCCAGTCGTAAGCGTAGATGCCCGTGTCGCTTGCGGTAAGCGCCGCCGGATTGGCAAAGCACATGTCGACCAGGTTCGTGCCGAGGCCGGAATAGCGGCCTTGCCAGAGCAGGATCATGAGCACGCTGAGCACTGCACCCATGATGGCGACGCGCTTGAAGGGATTCGGGAACTTTTCGGCGAAGAATTTCCTGGATAGTGTGAGGAGTTTTGCGAACCCGCCACCGACAATCCCGAAAATAAGTCCGAGGAGGGCGAGCTTCAGGATAAAGTAGACGTTGAGGCCGGATTCGCTGTACAGGAGACTGGCGAGGTTCCAGTCCGGCGAGAAACTGTTCAGGTCGAGCGTGAAGCGCGAATTCCCGAGCATTTCCGAAACTTTATAGGCCGTGATGGCGGCAACGGTGGCGGTGAGCAGGGCCGTAAGGGCCAGGTGACCGGCGATGAGGATTTCAAGCGAGATGGCGATTGCAGCCATCGGGGTCTGGAAAAGACCCGCGAAGCCTGCCGCCATGCCTGCCACGAGCAAAATGCGGGGGGCGTTTTCCACATGGATTTTCGAGCTGATGTTGTGCCCGAGGGTGGCGCCAATCTGCATCGCGACACCCTCGCGCCCCGAGCTCCCGCCGAACAGGTGGGTAATCCACGTGGCCGCCATGATGAGCGGAATCAGGCGCAGGGGAATTTCACGTTCATTGCCGTGCGCGGCATCGAACACGAGTCCCATGCCGCGTTCCGTGCCCTTGCCGACCTTCTTGTACGTGAACACGATGGCGATGCCACCGAGGGCGAGGGCCGGAATCCAGTACAGAGGGTTGGCGTCGCGGATTGCGCCGACGCGGTCCAGCACCTGGCCAAAGAATGCGGTGAGCGTGCCGACGATGGCTCCGAGTACGAGCGCCACCGCCACGAGCACCGGCTGCGAAATCCAGTGCATCACCTTTTCCTTGATTTTTTCCTTGGCCATCTTCATGGCCTGCTCCTTCATCTCGGGGCTCATGTTCTTGTAGATTTCTTGCCAGTTCCTGTAATCCATCGCGTATCCTTTTTTCGCCGCCAAATTTAGAAAAAAGCCCCCGCTTTTGCGAGGGCTTATAAATGACTATTGACTTACGATTACTTGTTGTTCGCGCGGATGAGGTTGAGGGCGGAACCTGCCTTGAACCATGCCCACTGCTGTTCGTTGTAGGTGTGGCTCAGTGCGATGTTGTCGACAGAGCCGTCCTTGTGGTGGGCGACGAGCGTGAACTCGGAACCCGGAGCGAACTTGGTGAGGCCGACGATGTCGAATACGTCCTGTTCCTGGATCTTGTCGTAGTCGGCGGCGTTCTTGAAGGTGAGGGCGAGCATGCCCTGCTTCTTGAGGTTCGTCTCGTGGATGCGGGCGAAACTCTTCACGATCACGGCCTTCACGCCGAGGAAGCGCGGTTCCATGGCAGCGTGTTCGCGGCTGGAGCCTTCACCATAGTTTTCGTCACCGATTACGATGGAGCCGACACCAGCGGCCTTGTACTGCTTGGCGAGTTCCGGGACTTCCTTGTAGTTGCCGTCGTTGCCGAGAACCTTGTTGGTTTCGCCGTTGAAGGCGTTCACGGCGCCGATGAGCATGTTGTTCGAAATGTTTTCGAGGTGACCGCGGTAGTTGAGCCACGGGCCGGCCATGGAGATGTGGTCGGTGGTGCACTTGCCCTTGGCCTTGATGAGGAGCGGGGCACCGGCGATGTCCTTGCCGTCCCAAGCCGCGAACGGAGCGAGAGCCTGCAGGCGCTTGCTTTCGGGGTTGATGGAAACGGTAATCTTGGAACCGTCTTCTGCCGGAGCCTGGTAGCCGGCATCCTTGACTTCAAAACCCTTCGGCGGCAGTTCGCACTGTTCCGGCGGGTCAAGCTTCACAGCCTTGCCCTCGTTATTCACCAGGGTGTCGGTCATCGGGTTGAAGCGGATGTCGCCGCTGAGCGCTGCAATCACGGCCATGAGCGGGCTAGCCACGAATGCGTGCGTGTTCGGGTTGCCGTCGGCGCGCTTTGCAAAGTTGCGGTTAAAGCTGTGGACGATGGTGTTGAGTTCCTTCTTGTCGGCACCGGCGCGGTCCCAGCGACCAATGCAAGGACCGCAGGCGTTCGTCATGATGGTTGCACCGAACTGCTTGAACAAGTCGATGAGGCCGTCGCGTTCGGCGGTGTAGCGCACCTGTTCGGAACCCGGGTTGATGAGGAGCGGGCACTTCGGGCTGAGACCCTTCGCGAGGGCCTGCTTGATCATGTTTGCTGCCATGAACAAATCTTCGTAGCTGGAGTTCGTGCAAGAACCGATGAGGGCGGCGCTCACGACCGGCGTAGATTCCGGCTTGGTTTCTGTGGCCTTGAGGGATTCTGCCATGTCGGTCACGGCGAATGCACGGTCCGGGCTGAACGGGCCGTTGTAATGCGGGATGAGCGTGTTGAGGTCGATTTCCACAACGCGGTCGAAGTATTTTTCCGGTTCGGCTTC
This genomic interval carries:
- a CDS encoding sodium-dependent transporter, producing the protein MQNNRENWGSKIGVILAVAGSAVGLGNFLRFPVQAATNGGGAFIIPYLIAFVFLGIPLAWIEWTLGRYAGYHNYGTSPSTYHVIFHKKKPWAKYLGSLGLLPPIFIIFYYGFIQSWILAFAFYSATGTLMEIVAQGPEKMTEFFGNYIMLKTCVGGIPVAIIFFLVTFAANMVVLSFGVRKGIERANKICMPILLILGLVLVVRVLTLPGIGKGLAFMWNPDLSELASPKVWMAAAGQVFFTMSLGMAIIFCYASYLKPKEDLVLSSLTASATNGFAEVIIGGTVVIPMAVLIAGANIEECAKLGTFGLGFQTMPYVFGTLPLGGFLQTVWFAMLFFAGITSAISIIQPLISFCEDDLKFTRKKSVTTVSTITFIGSLTAIFGLAAGTVDELDFWGGTYLIVFVGMIQAVLFSLVLGRRKAKEAQANGDLPPEVDIEPGENEAFATMNDGAQIKLPRFLRPIIMYVCPIYLIVLLVSFTATDGLPFITLSNVDPTATVEFLGHTFPKVGFTWAFRGFLLLLFILLNVAIAYAWRKGGPAEKGRSKDIKKMPLGNSDETDNAASAVKEN
- a CDS encoding chloride channel protein produces the protein MAKEKIKEKVMHWISQPVLVAVALVLGAIVGTLTAFFGQVLDRVGAIRDANPLYWIPALALGGIAIVFTYKKVGKGTERGMGLVFDAAHGNEREIPLRLIPLIMAATWITHLFGGSSGREGVAMQIGATLGHNISSKIHVENAPRILLVAGMAAGFAGLFQTPMAAIAISLEILIAGHLALTALLTATVAAITAYKVSEMLGNSRFTLDLNSFSPDWNLASLLYSESGLNVYFILKLALLGLIFGIVGGGFAKLLTLSRKFFAEKFPNPFKRVAIMGAVLSVLMILLWQGRYSGLGTNLVDMCFANPAALTASDTGIYAYDWIFKLVLTIVTLSVGFQGGEVTPLFTIGATLGTAVATIAGVPLPLAAALGYAAVFGAATNTLFAPIFIGAEMFGFDTLPAFFVACTVAYLCNGGQSIYAQKKLRLR
- a CDS encoding aconitate hydratase produces the protein MLFNFDMIQGVYARIPARVEAARKQLGRPLTLAEKIIYSHLIDGAENRTYERGKDFAEFHPDRVAMQDATAQMALLQFTTAGKARVAVPSSVHCDHLIIARDGVEKDLPRAKEESKEVYDFLQSVSAKYGIDCWLPGAGIIHQVVLENYAFPGGMMIGTDSHTVNAGGLGMLAIGVGGADAVDAMVGLPWELKYPKMIGVKLTGKLQGFATAKDIILKLAGILTVKGGTNAIIEYFGEGARSLSATGKATIANMGAEVGATCSTFSYDDSMSRYLRATGRADVADAADKIAADLKADPEVEAEPEKYFDRVVEIDLNTLIPHYNGPFSPDRAFAVTDMAESLKATETKPESTPVVSAALIGSCTNSSYEDLFMAANMIKQALAKGLSPKCPLLINPGSEQVRYTAERDGLIDLFKQFGATIMTNACGPCIGRWDRAGADKKELNTIVHSFNRNFAKRADGNPNTHAFVASPLMAVIAALSGDIRFNPMTDTLVNNEGKAVKLDPPEQCELPPKGFEVKDAGYQAPAEDGSKITVSINPESKRLQALAPFAAWDGKDIAGAPLLIKAKGKCTTDHISMAGPWLNYRGHLENISNNMLIGAVNAFNGETNKVLGNDGNYKEVPELAKQYKAAGVGSIVIGDENYGEGSSREHAAMEPRFLGVKAVIVKSFARIHETNLKKQGMLALTFKNAADYDKIQEQDVFDIVGLTKFAPGSEFTLVAHHKDGSVDNIALSHTYNEQQWAWFKAGSALNLIRANNK